acaagagatcctaaaataatgtttaaatttaaattcaacgATCGGTAGTGAACTACACTATTaatcttaattacaaaaaacaGGGTTATCAggacattgattaaaaaatgatatacataaagttttaagatttattatgaagacactttttttataaacctttctaatttttttattccttaaccAAGATCTCAAAAACATGTAGCATTCTCTTTCACTATATATAAAGTTCCTTATCTATCAACTTCAGAAGTTCTCTGAATATTTATGGTCCCTACATTCGCTGGTTTTCTGTGTTTCTGAAACAAAACTATCGAAGTGTTATCTTGCTAATCCATTGGAGATTTTACACCTTTGCAAGCTAAGCAGCAGAAGCGGGAGCAAGAACAGCAGCAGGAGCAACACCACCAGTGGTTGGcctgataagaaaaaaagaatttcattaCCATATCCAAATGAATACCATGATCACATAAACCATGATCAGCTAGCAAATGGTGCAAACTTACAGCCCCACAAAAACTTTGAATGAATCATATATTCCCCATTGTGCTCCAGTGAGAGTTCCAACCATAAGAATACGAAGAGGAAGACCACGGGTAAACAGACCCCATAATCCAAGCTTCTTTACAGCCTGCattttagaaagaaataaaaaattcagtaCTCCAGGAATGtgtttttttccattaaaactATGAAACCTTAcaagtatgatttttttttaatttaatttttatgcagtAATTTTTTACACAGAATCACCGTTGGTATGAGTGACTGTTTGTGATTAGTGCATATCctatgtactttttttttttttttcctgatttcTCTATCTTCAAATAAAAATGGAGCAGTTCATAGAACATGATTGATGCAGTTAAGAAAATTGTACCAACCATCTtgaaatacataattaattgCATCAATCATCTTCTATGAGGTAAGTCCTTTTTTTCCtatattatatacttttttttttcaaatgcagTTATGCAGACAAAAgaccaaaaacaaacaacattgATTGTACATCAAACCAGGCACTTACATCACCAACCGTTGCCCCTTTGGAATTGTTCAGGAAAGAGACGAGGTTATCAGCGGGATGAGAGACAGTGGCACACAATATACCAGCCATGTATCCACTGACAATGCTCACACCTAGTTGCAGGGAATTGCTGCATTCATATTTTGGTTTGGGGATGGCATGCTTATAAATCATCTCAACTATGTTCTCATATGAAGCAAATTTCATCATTGTATCTGCAAGAAGGAAAATTATATACACTctaaataatgatatataattgCATCCAAAATCATCAAAAAATGACAACAGATTAGCAATTTTCCAAGGGAACTCCTATAAAGAGgggaaaaaacacaaaaaggaaTCATTGATAAGATTTTGTATGATGACAAGTTTTCAGATTAGTCCTTATAAGAACTTATTAAATTTCACTGTTACCATATTGTTTCACTAACTACATAGGAAAATGGCAAACACTACTATATAAATCCTACCGAGTTTTAATAACACATAAGAAAGCAAAATACCAACCAGTATCCcccagaaaaaaaatagtatgttAGCAGACTTTTTGTGGTCAAATTGGGACTTAATCTACAACATATATTACAGACAAcaggaaacaaaataaaaacaaagtgacatttttttgtaaaaaaagaatatgacttaataaactaaaataggCAACACATGAGCAGCCAAttcagcaaaaagaaaaaaggacttTATGGTGCAAAGTGCAAACTACAGAATATACGATGGGGGGGAACTTACATGGAACTTGTCTTCCCCATAGAGGAACAATTCCCTTGTACAACCTGAAAGCATATGACATTTCATTATAAGCTTATCCTAGTAAGAGTATGAATCATGAATAACATATACACCTTCATAGAAAGGGATTAGGTGTAGTCAATTTTTTCTCACATTCATGCAGTCAATGCATTGTAATAGAACAGCTAACTCAAAATTCGAAAGCATGTTCGATTTACTGATATAAAATATGAACTGTTTGATCTTCATTCGATGATTTTGTGTTGCTAACTGTGCGAATGCATGGAAAAGCAATTGCAGGGAATCTAGATCCCTTGACACCACCTTCTACTACCAAAACAACGGAAAGagttaattaaaaacatttataaaatcataatcATACCCTGAGACTCCTTCAGTTCTGACCAACTTTGGTAGCCCATCAGCCAGGCCTCTAGCGAAACCAGGCTGAGTTTGAACTCTGACCTTCACTGCCTCAAATGGGCAAAGAGCAACACCTGCAATCAACTCGGCAGATGCGGATCCAGCTAGGTAGATCAATGTCTTGTACTTGGTTGCATACTCTGGACCAGCTATGTCAGAATAGTACTTCTTGAAGAACTCATAGAATCCATATTTGAAGGCACCCTGAGCACTGTAACCAACAAGGGTAGGTCCCCACCCGCGGAAAAAGCCCCTTAGTCCCTGCTCCTCAAACATAACTCCAAATCCAGTGCTGGTGTTCTTGTACTTGACAGGGTCAATCTGAAAACTAACTTAATGTTAACAGACAAATCAAGCACCAAATTACTTAAAAGTTCGCTATTGTTTTTTTGTGACAAAAAATGCATAAGTGTTTTCTAAAGATTAAAGTGAAATTCAAATGCATAAGTGCTTTCTAAAGATTAAAGTGAAATTCAAGCACCAACTCACTTAAAAGTTAGCAATTGTTTTTTTGCGGCTATGATCCTGGTTGCAGTTAGTGAAATTCAAATGTAGCTAGAATTGCAGTGGCAATACAAATATACCATTATGGATATACATCAAAACTATCTACATTCGTatggagaaaatattttctgttttcaattttgattgaaGTGAGGCATGAAAATTGAATATGAGAGAATGCATTGGCAGGCAAAAGGGTTATGGAGAGAGTGATACCTGTATGTTACATTTGACAACGTCAAGAGGTGTGATGCCGGTGTGAGTGGGGCCACAGCTGAGGCTTCCACCAACGGTGCAAGCAGCATAGAACGACGGCGAAAACATCTCTATATTTCGATTCTCTCTCGGAGAATGAATGGCGAAACTCGAAGcctccatcttcttcttctgcggCGAGGGAGAGGAATAGAGGTAGCTCGGAATCAGAGAATGGCGCCCCAAAGTGTCAGAGTCCACGGGAGCCATCAAGGAATGGAACAATGATAGAGATCAATGGCACTGTTTATGTTTTGATTCGAAGGAATCGAACTCAAGAACTAGGAAATCACAACTGAGCTAGACTCCTAGgtgaaaaaaagagtttaagTTGTTCGAAGAGAGCAACTAAAGagagaagaaatgaaagaaattgtgGTGTGTTAGTTGTTCTGCTTTTAGAAGGAAACTATTTTCATCTCTTGCGGGTTTTATATCCCCAACATGACAAAAATGTCGTCGCGCGAATCTTCGTGGCAGTTTGAGCCTTTCACGACTTCTACAACATAGAGGAAAGAAAGACCAACCAAGTTGGAGTTTATGATAATATACGCATGCAATTtacttttatccaaacaaaattgGAATAAAAGTTGATCACTTATAGGTTACAGTGCCTTTTTATTTCTCTGAATATGGCTGCAATTTCAAATTTGTTATGGGTCAAAATGCTCAACTTTGAAAGAATTTGGTCAAACAGATTTCGGGTCAAAATGCTCAACTTTGGTGTATGAATATGTGATATCATTAAGAGGTGTCAATTGTTGAGAGTAAGAGGCATGAATTTAGCTTGTCTACTATCCCTTCATTTTTTACTATCCTATCAAAATAACATGaaagttatattaatatttaataataacatttaattttaaaaataattaaaatagtataattttaaaGGTGCAGcatgacaatataaaaaaaaaaaaaatagacaaatcaATTAAGGAGTGACAATAGAAAGTCAGATACGGAGAGAGACATATGTTTCTAGTTCCATACAGTTTGGAAAGTACACCAATCAGGCGGCGGCAGTAAACTAAGTGGTCGAATCTTGGAAAGATCAATAAACGCCACCTTCCCCTATGGTTCCTTCAGTTTTCAGACTTTTATTCAGTTTGATTTTGACTTTGATTTCCACTTACAATTTCTGGAACGTAACTTTTTACTAGTATTATTACAAATTTTGTATGACGTTTCTTGGATTTGGCTCCAAGTAAAGATGAATGAttcagtttttttattcatcttaCTACGTTACCGGTGGATTGGattaaagtttataaatttaagtttgaGTTAAACTTAAAACGTGTAAatgtaattttgatattttcattttaaattttaaaattgagaaatttggtttttttgttttaaaaaaattgtgattttaattttttttaaaatagagagatttgattttcttattttatgaaattttcaattttagttaaatttttaattttatttacgttttatttcttttattttaatccaaTTGAATTTTAGGTTTAACATAttctataaaaaatgatttaattaattataatgtaagaaacaaaagaaataaaatgtaaataaaattgaagattagatcaaaattgttgatttttttaaaaatatgtggatcgaaattgtgaattttttaaaatatatctctattttaaaatgtgaaactaaaattacaaaaattttaaaaataaaatgaccaaatatttctattttaaaataaaatggaggaacaaaattatgaattcaACATGAGGACAAAATAAGCAAACTTAAAATTACAAGTTGAGCTTGCAAAAGTATTCCAAATTTTCTCCGAATCTCCATTTCCAAACATAGTTTTGGAGGCAACCAAATATAACTTCAAAGTGGTTTTACTCTTAAATATACTTTTGAAACCATCCCAATGGAAATCCATACTTGCCTTTAATGTTTGATTTcattagagaaaaaagagagaggaaaataaaataaaaagtgaaaaaaatagataaacatTAGAGTATTTGGAttaagagaaggaaaaaaagggaaagaaaaagttattttttagttacataacagaaaatgaagaaagaaaataatattataaatttaaatattcttgCTTTTGTAttggaaatataatttttttatttattatctattaaaataaaacGTGTGTCTTAGAGATAAAATTAGTAATTGGGATatctaactttatttatttttttgtttatcctttaactttttttctttttattttgattctctatcttgtttaatttaatttcagtttaatttcattgagatagtaaaaaaaaactgccATGattgacaaaaaacaaaaaccacaTTTTTCAGTAAAAAGATTGTTTCCTGTTGTTACACTTGTAAAATGTTGCTTAGTGAAAATTATTCTTGGCAAAAAATTTCTTGTTAATGCTAGTGAAGGCtaagaaaattaattgttatgttaataaattcatgatttattttagcCAAGACAGAGAATTAGGAGAATGAAAATCttgtaaaaaatcaaagtaCTTTCCTTTTAATGTTGGGTTGCACAAATATAAAGAATTTGTGGTAaagttaatgttttatttttcaataatatctTAATAATATAGATTTTTGTGTCACCCTTTATCACATTGACCAAAATAATCAGATTTGACTGAAGCTGTTACTTTTAAGGGTTCAAATTGAAAGAAATGTGGAACAAAAATGATCACAATTGAGACTGAATACAAAGAAATTTCTTAAGGTATGGCATGAATTTTATACATGTTAAAAGGCTAGTAATTGAAATATGGAGGAGAAATAGAATGAAAGAACACTTCATCTGGTGGGAGAAAATGACATCTTACGAAAAATATCACCTATGGTAATTGGTAAATGCTCAAACAACTATGCTAGATATCAAGAAACTGCAGAGCAGGGTGCCAACAATGGCAGCTGCACAATCCAACCTAGATGAACCGGAAGACTTCTTCCCAACAAACTCACCAGAACTTGGCACTGGTGGCGGCGAGGATGCCTCTTCCTCAGGAGGAGCTGCCCAATTCATAGGTCTATCAGCACTTGGCCTGGGAAAAAAAGAGGTAATACCAGGTGCTGTTACATAAGGTTTTGGAGAAGCTGAAATTGTTGGCTCAGTACTTGAGCTGAGAACTAGTGAATTGGCTAACACGACAAGCACAAAGACAAAGGAAGATAACTTGGAGCTAGTAGCCATGAAATCCTGAGAACTTCAGCTAAACAGAAGGATGTAAATAGTGATGTAGTCAGGGAATGTTGGTGAACTTTACCAATGTGAATGTGTGACaatatatacttgaatttggTAATACGTCACGGGAAAGGCAGGGGGGATGTAATGTTTCTAACTTTTGTTGTCTCTTTGCACATGTATTTATGAATGCCTTTGGtttctctttattttgtttgttgccATCAGTACAGAAAAGATTCCATTTTTCTAAGGGATGAGAGGGGAATTGAACCTGTGCAGTAGACAATGCACTTGTGCACAACCGTGAGTCATGTACTACTGCAACTAATGATAGGTTCTTTCACATGCTGAAGGTTTTGGACTTTTGAATACACTGGTCCCATTTATTTCAACCCTTTTGCTGCTGCTTTCCCTACCCCATGTGACCTGGCTTGCATAAGTCCACGAGCCATGATGCGGCCAATCAATTGctagttttgaaaattttcgGTGAGTAAATTAAGTATACTCAAGTAAAAGAGAGACATACAAAACGTTAAGAGAATAAAAGGCATTTACTGGTaatgtaaaagtttttatattgttaatcaATCAAAAATAATAGTTAgtataacttttaaagtaattattatataagCCAATAAACTTCACATATGTCAGTTTTcagtttttgatgatgacaatatacaacattttacattgtcattacatgtattatttattcaaaacttgcgTCAGTTCTACAGTTTAAAATGGGTCCATAAGTTTTCATGTCTTGGAATCATATCTTGtactttatttttcaagatgGTTAAACTTGTACCTGTGCATCTTAGTTCCACAGACTTAACATCACTTCGTCTTGAGTTTGAACTTTGggaacaaaggaaaaaaaggatAATAGAAGCAAAAGTTTACCTCTTTAAATGAGTAGCTGATTCAACTTAGATTAGTTGAAATTCAAAGTAGCTTTCAGATAATAATGGTATCATGCctaaaaaaagtgaaacaaattAAAGATTCCACATACCAAACTTTTCCAAAGGATTTAATTCACTGAAACCAAAAAGTACTATAAAGCGATACTGGCCACGGTTGAAGTTGCTAAACTAGTTAGATCCCAGATCCTTGAAGgatgaaaaaatatcattacCTACCATGTGAGGTTCACATGACAGAAGGGTAGTAGCATGGTCCCTGCGGCATGCTACAGTAATGGCAACAAATTAAAATGAGAGGTCTTTTGCTGATGACCCTACTCTGACTAACAAGAATCCCTCGACTATAGACAGTGGTCCTATTCGTACATAAGAAAAGTTCAAGTATAATTCTAGAACAAAATTTAACTGTCATATCACTAAGATTAGGATAAAAATACTATCTTCAAAGCTATTGAATTCCGAAACAATTGTATCTTTTTAAGCACATGGAAATACATGGCATGTAGATGTATAACAACAACTTCAGTAATGCTACAAACCAGAAAGAATTAATACAACAATCCAACTCCTGCATCATTCCTCTTTTGGAATAGATCAGTGCAGAAATAAATAAAGGTTACAATGAAAGACCTCATTTCATGTGAATAGGTGAATATCAACAACCAACTAAATTTATATCCAAACCATTGCCAAAAATTCAGATTCTTAAGTACAGCTTCCCTAACTAGAGAAGCCTAAGGTGTGCAGTATCATTCAGCCTTTTTATCTGCCAACCAGTTCTCAGAGAATGCTGCAACACAGTCACTGAAGAGTCTTCTATGCAAAACTTATGTgacatcagagggctacatccAAGAAGGCCAGTCAGGAGACACTTAATTGGCAGAGAATGAGTAAATAGTCCTATACAAGACACAGTTGGTGAAAAGCTGCTGAAACCAGAATTATGCAGAGAACTTCCGTGGTTTACATTGCCAGAAGAAATTTCATCTTCAATTTCATCACCAGTGGTTGTCACAAATTGTAGTCTGCTCTTACCAGACTTTTTCCTTGAGAATGGAGGCCGGTGCCTGTTGAGCAAATCCCATTGGTTTGGAGGGAGAGAAGGTCCATCTTGGTCGTGAAGTGAGTTAGTGAGAAGAGCATGGGAGTTGTTCTGTGCAAATGCCTGGTTGTCATTTTGATGTGATGATAAATCTAATAGTTTTTCATGTAATGCAAGGACAGTTCCATTTAAGAAGTGAATCATCCGGAATTCTACTTGTCTAAGTGATTCACCAGAAGGTGCAGTAAAATCTGGCTGGAACCTGTCAATTAAGCCCTGAATTTCGGGAGTATATATTTCTGATCGAAGGCAGCCTTCCCAATTCCCTTGACTAATCTCTGCAAGAGCATCTGTGGATTGAATTTGTTCCTCTGAAAAATTGACTTCCTGTTCATTGGAACTTTAAAGAGTAAGATTTCAAGCATGAGATTCTGGAATGTAGTTATTCCTTTTCTCATTGGCAGTTATGCAAACCATGAACCATCAGAAGTGAAATTACTTAAGACACATAAATGACCATTGTAAAATAATCATGCTGCTACTGCAGATTTAGGTAATTCTGGAGTTTATTTTGTTCATGCCTTCCAACTATCGAATACCCTCTCAACCACATCATTCTGAACAAGATTATTTAATGTCAAGCATCAAAATAATAGTTGCCATTGAAGTTTTTACCGTTTCCACTTTTTCCATCTTGCTTTGATTAACATCTATAACTTTTATTCATACGAATCAACATCCAATATAAGCCAACAGTAATAATCAGTTGTGGTATCTATGGGTTTTTCCTCCACTCTCCTCAGCAATTTCATAGATGTTATGTAATGTCGCATTTACCCACCTAGGATCACACCATGCCAGTCGGATCGGTTACAATACAAAGTACATGATTAGttcaaaattaacataaaacacaAATCTCATCAAGAGAAACAATCAATGCTCTAAAAGCAAACATAAGTCACTATTGTCTAATTTGTAAGATATTCTAATTTATCTTTCTAAAAAAgcttataaaacataaaatgcaGTTAGAAGCATTCAAAACACATGGCAAgaacacacatacacaaacactACTATTCCAAAATGTAAGTGATCCGTGCACTTGCACACAATTGAGCACATTCAAACTGAGAAAACTACCTTGCACACCGACACCGCCGTGGACCGCGCCCGATCCAGCGGGGACGAATACACGGCGCTGAACCGAACCCCCTGCGACTTGAGAAACACGGCCAGAGCCCTGGCATGGCGCTTCCCGTTGGCCGTCAGTGCGGCGGCGGGGCAGCGGCCGCCAACCAAATCCGGCGCCAGATTCAGCTCGCACTCGCCGTGGCTGATCAGGAAAACCTCCGTCACCGCCTCGTCGTCCGCCACGGCGACCATCCCGTTCCCCGAAAAGCTCCGGGACAGCGCGGGCGGCGACGGAAGCGGGGGCGGCGGGCCAAGGACGTTGTAGGGGTCCCAGACCTTGATCGAGGGGCCGAGCCGCGGCGTCCCGAGGGACGAGAGCTGCGGCGAGAGCGGAGACGCCGACGCGTGGCACGGCAGCATCTCGGGCTCCTGTTCCAGAACCTTCTTCACCATGTGGTTGCCCAATTGGGCCCGGCCCATCAAGGGCCCGTTGAGGTTcctctcatcttcttcttcttcgctgTCTTCCACCACTTGCACTGACTGACTCGCACCCATTTTTCACGAAACGGCGTCGGATCGTGCGAGATGCGGGGGTTTATGACTCCGATTTGAAACGCATCGCGTGGCGGGGTTTGGGTAGAGAGGGATCTGAATAGAGAATAGGGTTGGGGGGGTTAAGTGAGTGAGCGAAAAGGAAGAGAAGTAGATCTCAATGTGGCGTTTTCGATCTTCATTTCATCGTGTTGGGGCTTCAACCCTCGTTCTTCAATCCGTGtttgtatataaataattaaatatgctGTCAACTGTGAAACTATGAAGACGAAGCCCAAGGGAGCCACGGACTACGCATTAAATTTTGTCTTACCtcgttaatttttctttttttttaactcttcaGGAACATGCTATAAGCTACTCTTTGTATttgctttacattttttttttttgggtatttgCTTTGCAtgttgattttgaaagattttatttatttatcatttgacAGCCTAAGAAAACGTTTACTAAATTGTCTTTAatttattcaccaaaaaaatgtttttaattaagattttctttatttaatttttaagtattttatacaattttaataaataaataatgtgtgtattgatttttttttatgttttatttgattgtaAATGTATAACAAGTTTGtaaatttttctaataattttcttaGAAGCATTAAATACTCCCTCCATTtccaaattattgatttttaaagtttttttcatCTTGAATAAGAATAACAATAAAAGAATTACTTAacctaaaaaacaataaaaaaaagtgacttttttttaaggaaataaagaagttagttattaaaatacttttactaaaatattttatttttcataaatacatTACTAGTAACGATTAGGTGACTAATagtgatggtaaaaaaattacaccctTATATCCTCAAACAATATCAAATACACactagaaagtcaagatatgTGTCAATTACATTAACTTGTAGATATATAAACAATTAGACAtgtgattttatattttatgcat
The Glycine max cultivar Williams 82 chromosome 16, Glycine_max_v4.0, whole genome shotgun sequence genome window above contains:
- the LOC100804257 gene encoding mitochondrial phosphate carrier protein 3, mitochondrial → MAPVDSDTLGRHSLIPSYLYSSPSPQKKKMEASSFAIHSPRENRNIEMFSPSFYAACTVGGSLSCGPTHTGITPLDVVKCNIQIDPVKYKNTSTGFGVMFEEQGLRGFFRGWGPTLVGYSAQGAFKYGFYEFFKKYYSDIAGPEYATKYKTLIYLAGSASAELIAGVALCPFEAVKVRVQTQPGFARGLADGLPKLVRTEGVSGLYKGIVPLWGRQVPYTMMKFASYENIVEMIYKHAIPKPKYECSNSLQLGVSIVSGYMAGILCATVSHPADNLVSFLNNSKGATVGDAVKKLGLWGLFTRGLPLRILMVGTLTGAQWGIYDSFKVFVGLPTTGGVAPAAVLAPASAA
- the LOC106796452 gene encoding uncharacterized protein; translated protein: MATSSKLSSFVFVLVVLANSLVLSSSTEPTISASPKPYVTAPGITSFFPRPSADRPMNWAAPPEEEASSPPPVPSSGEFVGKKSSGSSRLDCAAAIVGTLLCSFLISSIVV
- the LOC100804787 gene encoding uncharacterized protein, whose translation is MGASQSVQVVEDSEEEEDERNLNGPLMGRAQLGNHMVKKVLEQEPEMLPCHASASPLSPQLSSLGTPRLGPSIKVWDPYNVLGPPPPLPSPPALSRSFSGNGMVAVADDEAVTEVFLISHGECELNLAPDLVGGRCPAAALTANGKRHARALAVFLKSQGVRFSAVYSSPLDRARSTAVSVCKEVNFSEEQIQSTDALAEISQGNWEGCLRSEIYTPEIQGLIDRFQPDFTAPSGESLRQVEFRMIHFLNGTVLALHEKLLDLSSHQNDNQAFAQNNSHALLTNSLHDQDGPSLPPNQWDLLNRHRPPFSRKKSGKSRLQFVTTTGDEIEDEISSGNVNHGSSLHNSGFSSFSPTVSCIGLFTHSLPIKCLLTGLLGCSPLMSHKFCIEDSSVTVLQHSLRTGWQIKRLNDTAHLRLL